A genomic stretch from Aerococcaceae bacterium zg-1292 includes:
- the tnpB gene encoding IS66 family insertion sequence element accessory protein TnpB: MALNLTDLGQVYLVCGKTDMRQGIDSLAIIVKEQLALDPFSGSVFLFCGTKKDRFKALYWDGQGFWLLYKRFGNGRLQWPNTVDQVEQLSNQQIEWLMNGFSIYPKINTATQRDFY, translated from the coding sequence ATGGCATTGAATCTCACTGATTTAGGACAAGTCTATCTGGTATGCGGAAAAACAGATATGCGTCAAGGGATTGATTCACTTGCCATCATCGTGAAAGAACAGTTAGCGTTAGACCCCTTTTCAGGTTCCGTCTTCTTGTTCTGCGGAACCAAAAAAGATCGTTTTAAAGCTCTTTATTGGGATGGACAAGGATTCTGGTTATTATATAAACGTTTCGGTAATGGTCGGCTTCAATGGCCGAATACCGTTGACCAAGTGGAACAACTTTCAAATCAACAAATTGAATGGCTCATGAATGGTTTTTCCATTTATCCTAAAATTAATACAGCTACCCAGCGAGATTTTTATTGA
- a CDS encoding metal ABC transporter ATP-binding protein translates to MRLLTVKDLSFYYDREKVLNNVNFHVDAGEFVILTGENGAAKSTLIKNILGLLKPATGTIEMAQTNAAGKKLSVGYVPQNVTAFNAGFPSTVKTLVESGRYSKNRWFKALDEHDKEHVNRALSAVGMAHLMHKKIGELSGGQKQRINLARVFATDPDFFVLDEPTTGMDVESRRSFYDLLKHSCEYHGKAILMVTHADTEIEGYYHREIRLVREEGSPWRCFSMTSSKGHS, encoded by the coding sequence ATGCGATTATTAACAGTGAAGGATTTATCCTTCTACTATGACCGTGAAAAAGTATTAAATAATGTTAATTTTCATGTGGATGCCGGAGAGTTTGTCATTTTAACAGGTGAAAACGGCGCGGCCAAATCAACCTTAATAAAAAACATTTTAGGTTTACTAAAACCAGCAACTGGTACCATTGAAATGGCGCAAACCAATGCTGCAGGCAAAAAATTATCCGTTGGCTATGTGCCGCAAAATGTAACAGCCTTTAATGCCGGATTTCCATCGACTGTTAAAACATTAGTTGAGTCTGGGCGATATAGTAAAAATCGTTGGTTTAAAGCACTGGATGAGCATGATAAGGAGCATGTTAATCGGGCTTTAAGTGCAGTTGGCATGGCGCATTTAATGCATAAAAAAATTGGAGAATTATCCGGGGGACAAAAACAACGGATTAATCTTGCCCGTGTCTTTGCGACGGACCCGGACTTTTTTGTATTAGATGAACCGACGACAGGGATGGATGTAGAATCTAGACGTTCATTTTACGATTTATTAAAACATAGCTGTGAATATCATGGGAAAGCGATTTTGATGGTGACACATGCCGATACAGAGATAGAGGGTTATTATCATCGTGAAATTCGTTTGGTCAGAGAGGAGGGTTCGCCGTGGAGATGTTTCAGTATGACTTCATCCAAAGGGCATTCTTAG
- a CDS encoding metal ABC transporter permease, with the protein MFQYDFIQRAFLAGGAISIITPILGLLLILRRQSLLADTLAHISLAGVALGMMLKVSPTYTTLFVVVLSSIIIEYLRMVYRDFSEISVALMTATGMAVALVLVSLNTNAVNFRIEQYLFGSIILITNQEVRLLIILAVLMLGLYIVFRRPLYVLTFDEATAKTAGLPVKLMSIIFSVVTGVAISIMMPIVGSLLVSALIVIPSATAIKISNSFTKTIIIGILINLVGIFLGLTMSYRFDTPPGASITLCFVVIFVIVSGITRLKTIIRK; encoded by the coding sequence ATGTTTCAGTATGACTTCATCCAAAGGGCATTCTTAGCCGGTGGCGCTATTTCTATCATCACACCGATTTTAGGACTCTTATTAATATTACGACGTCAATCGCTCTTGGCGGATACATTAGCGCATATTTCTTTAGCGGGTGTTGCGTTGGGGATGATGTTAAAAGTCAGTCCAACCTATACGACTTTGTTTGTGGTGGTTCTTTCGTCAATAATTATCGAATATTTGCGGATGGTGTACCGAGATTTTTCAGAAATTTCAGTTGCTTTAATGACAGCGACTGGAATGGCGGTAGCTTTAGTTTTAGTGAGTTTGAATACCAATGCCGTGAATTTTCGTATTGAGCAATATTTATTCGGCTCGATTATTTTAATCACGAATCAAGAAGTTCGACTGTTAATAATATTAGCCGTATTAATGTTGGGGTTATACATTGTATTTAGACGTCCGTTATATGTATTAACTTTCGATGAAGCCACGGCGAAAACGGCTGGCTTGCCGGTTAAGTTGATGTCAATCATATTTTCAGTAGTGACCGGTGTCGCAATTAGTATTATGATGCCGATTGTTGGTAGCTTATTGGTATCAGCCTTAATCGTTATCCCGTCAGCGACTGCGATTAAAATATCCAATAGTTTCACCAAAACGATTATTATTGGTATACTCATAAATTTAGTGGGTATTTTTTTAGGATTGACGATGTCATATCGTTTTGATACGCCACCAGGTGCATCGATTACGTTATGTTTTGTGGTGATATTTGTGATAGTATCTGGTATCACACGTTTAAAAACGATAATCCGAAAATAA